The genomic region AAATCTGCCTCGACAAATCAATCAATATCAACACATATCAACCTTGGAGAGCTTTGAGCCCACGTCGTCTGCGGCGATCCTGCTAAATAAAAATTTCGATTTGACGCGGATATTTAGAGCTTGTGGCGGGTGACTTCCGGATCTGCTTGATAAACCAAGTCTTTCCACCAAACGATTTTTTTAGAATGATTCAGGGCCAGGCGGCAGGTGTTTGAAATATGGTGCGGCCTTCCTATGTTCTGATAGATACCAGAAATTTGGTTATTCTTAATAGAGTCAAACAAAGTCTCCGAAGTAATGACATGGTCAAAATCAATTCCGACCGATCCGATACTTTTTATTGAATGGCTGTCGCTCCCGGCCAAAGGAATTCTCCCTAAAGCCTGGCAGAGTGCGAAAGACTTTTTGTTGGCTCTGTTGGTAGCCGTTCCGTTAAAGACCTCGATGCAATCCGCTCGATTGAGTGTCCTGATGACGACATCTCTCCGTTTCTTCCCATACTGTATGTTTTTCCAGAAGGGAGCGAATGGATGAGGGATGGAGATGAGGACCTCATAATCAGAGGCTGCCTTCATAAGATAGTCCAGAGAGAGAGGCAGGAAGGAAAAACTATACTTGCGGCGGAATGGTTCTATGTACTGTCGGAAAAAGTTCTCGGCGTCCTGACCATGCCGAAAAAATATTAGCAGTTCAATCCGTTCCTTTGAGCCGATTTCGATAGAGGGAATGGTGGGGATATTCCTCCGTTCAAGCAGCAAGATGCTGCCGCGGATTTCATTGTGGTCTGTAATACAACATCCAATGTTTTTATGCAGACAAGCATATTCTACCTGCTGAACAGTAGCGCTTCCGTCTGAAAAACAAGTATGAACATGAAAATCTACTCTGGTGACTCTTTCCCTGGCTTTTTTATTCCAAGCCAGGTGCATATTGCTGGCAGGGCGAGGAAAATTTCGAGGGGTCTTCCAAAATAAATTGTTATTAAAAAAGAGCCCTTGGGTCTGGGGCCGGTGTATTTTATTCGGATCGTAAAAATGAGGTCCAATAGATAAATTCTTTAAAATAATCGGCAAAGTTAAATAATCCTCATTAACTGGAAATAAGCTTCAAGACTACTTCCTTTTGCAACCGACATGGTTGGGAATTAAACTGATTCTCACGCATCCTCTTCGTCTGATATTGATGTTTTAATCAAAGCGTCTGAGGTATCCAGAGCGTCAAAAATGCGAAGCATGCCAAAAATGCAGCTGATGGCCATATAGGTAATACTGACCATAAAAAAGATCGGCAGGATGTCAAAATTCAACAGATATTTAAAAAGAACTAATATGAAGAAAAGGAACTTAGTTGGGAAGACATAAGCGAATGGGTGTTGATAAAAATTCAATACAATACTAAATGCTGTGTGGTATAAATGAAGGACAAGATAGGCTGCCACCCATCCTGTATAACTAATGTCGCCAAAGAAGATCATAGACAGACCAACGATGACCAATCCGGTGGTATCATTGAGTATGTCCGCCAGCGCCCCGCTGTTCGATTCGACCTTTCTAATTCGAGCCACAGGGCCGTCAAAACTATCTAAAAGGATATGCACCAATAGTACAAGAAAGGCATAATTATACGACTCGAATGCAAAAAATAGAGGGAACAAAATAAGCTGAATCAGAAAGCTCAGGAGGGTGACATGTTTGGGAGATATGTTGAGCCGGATGGCCCAATTGGCAAACCTTTGGAAGAGCCTATCCCGGACGGAAGCCAGGGCGTCTGCTGATTCCTTTTCCTTGGCGCCAAAATAATAAATGAATATTTTTATGGCTCTCGTTTTCTTTTTGGCCTCTTTTCTGGAGACCTCTAATTTGGGCCATCGCTGCTGTTCTACAGGTTGATTCATCTTGCAGATGCTCTATTTTTCATAAATCTTATTATAAATTTTATAACAACCTGACTCAAAATAACATATCAGAGAATAAATATTTTGTCAAGATTATTATTAAGTTATGTGACTTTAATCTGCCTGCGGAAGCCTCTTTTTCACCCAGCGAGATTGAACTTGAATCATCATATTCTAACAAAGATGTTACCAGAAATGCAAATTTTTAATCTTGACCATGATTGAAGAAGGTCTTCAAAGAACAGTCAGAATAACATAGAGGGGCCAAAGAGTCTTAGCTTGGACGTTTTCTAATGCCAAGGATGACAATTGACATAGATCATGCCGTCAGGCATGGAAGACGGCTTGCAAACAGACGGACATTCATGTAAGACTATTCCATAAATCGTGAGTCCTGAAGGGGCATAAAAGCGGGCATGGCCCTTTGTTAAAAACCCGCGTTGCGCCTGTAGCTCAGTTGGACAGAGCAACGGACTTCTAATCCGTAGGCCGCAGGTTCGAATCCTGCCAGGCGCACCAATGAAATCAAGAGCTTAGCCGTTTTGGCTAGGCCCTTAAATTCTTTTTGTCTCCAAAAAGTCTCCATCTTCCCCAAAAATAGCAGTATCGAGTCTCCCTGAAGCTTCACGGTTAACAGGATTCATGAGGTGTCCGTATGTGTCCATAGTAACATTAATAGACGAATGCCCCATTTGAATTTGGATGTACTTGGGGTGTTCTCCCTGGTCAATCAAAAGACTGGCATAAGTGTGCCTTAAATCATGGAAGCGAATCTTTCTTAATCCCGCAGTACGGAGTCCGGCTTGAAAGGCCGGGTGAAAGCGTTAGAGGGTTAGTGACACCTGATCCTTGCCTAGTAGATCACCTGCTCCTCTTCAAGTTCTTTTATTTGCTCCTGAGACATTCCCAGCAGATGCTTAAAGACGTTTTCGTTATGCTCCCCGAGTAAAGGCGCGGAACGATCAATACGGGCCGGAGTGGCGGAAAGTCGCCATGGAGGGGCGATAACCCAGTCTTTCCCGATGACCGGATGCTCGACCTCCATAAAAATACCCCTCTGCCTGAGGTGGGGGTCTTTAAAAAGCCTCTCGCCGCTTAAGGAGGGAGCCGCGGCCACTCCAGCCTTCTGCAGTCTTTCCATGACCTCGTAATAGTCCTGGTCCTTGGTCCATTCGCTGATGATGCGGTCCAGTTCATCCTGATTGCTCCAGCGATGGTGAGCCGTGGTGAACCTCTCATCCTGAGCCAGCTCAGGCATCCCCATCGCCTCGACCAGGGCCTGCCATTCCTCCTCAGAGGCCGCGACGATGCTTATCCAGTTATCGTCGCCTTTACAGCGATAGCAATTATGAGGGGCCATGAACTCCTGTTTGTTACCCTGGCGCTTCTGGACCCTGTTGTTCATGATATAGTCCAGGAGTACCTCACCGCTGAGGGCGACGATGGATTCCTGGGAGGACAGGTCAATATACTGGCCCTCCCCGGTCCGCTGACGAAAGAGGAGGGCAGTCAGAATGGCGAAGGCAGAGGTGGTGGCGCTCCTGAGGTCAATGGCGCCCATAAAATTGCTGGGAGGCCAGTCCTCATATCCGGTGATGTAAGGGAGGCCTGCCAGGGCGGCAAATGTGGGGGCATAGCCCACATACTCCCGCTCAGGACCGGTTTGGCCGCAAGCGGAAGAGGAAAGGTAAATTATGTCCGGTTTAACCTCCTTCATGACTTCATACCCCAGCCCCAATCGCGGCATCACCCCCGGCCGCATGTTCTCCACCGTGACATCACTTATCTGAACCAGTCGCTTGGCGATCTCCACGGCCTTGGGTTTGGAGAGGTTGAGGGTAATGCTGAGCTTATTAAGGTTGAGGTTGTTGAAGACCGATGATTCGTCCGGCGTGGAAAAGCTCTTACCGGTGGTGAAGGAGATAAACCGGGAATGATCTATCCTCCTTCTGCTTTCGACCTTGATGACCTCAGCCCCTAAAAAAGCCAGGAGACAGGTGGCATAGGGCCCGGCCCAGGCTGAAGTGAATTCGGTAATACGCACGCCTTGCAATGGTCCGCTGTTCATCTTATTAACCGCTGCTTCACTCATATCGCACCATCCTGCTCGAGTCTCATCAAGTCCTCCTCGGCATATCCGAGACGCCGGCGGTATATCTCCTCATTATGCTCCCCTAAAAGAGGGGCCGGGCGTGCCAGCCTCCAGGGGGTTTTGGAAAAGATGTAGGACGAGGTCGGAAACCTGGTAATCCGCCCTGCCTCTGGATGCTCCATCTCGACGAAAAAACCGCGGGCCTCCAGCTGCTCAGATCTGACCACATCCTCGGCCGAATTGACCGGAGCGATAGGGCAGCTCAAAGCCTGCCCTTTTCTGAATATCTCCTCCTTGGTATGTTCCATGGTCCATTCGGTTAGAAGTTCGGTCAGTTTATCGGCGTTCTCAGAACGAGCCTGCTGGTCCTTACAAAACTCCTTGTTCGACCACTGCGGATTCCCCATAAGTTCCATGAAGGCCTTCCACTGGTGTTCCTCAGGCGTGACCGAAACCACATAGCCGTCTTTGCAAGGCATCATCCCGCCGGGCATACTCCCCCGCTTCTGACCCTGCCTGGTCATGCTTTCCCCGCTATTGGCAAAGGTAACGCTTTCCACTCTCTGCATGGACAGGAGGGCTTCCTGCTTGGAGAGCTCAATGAACTGGCCCTGGCCGGTAACTCTCTTCCAATAGAGAGCGCCAAGGATGGCCACCACCGCCACCAGCCCGGGATCATAATCACTGCTATAGCTTCCTGGTTTCACCGGGGCGCGTTTAATGTCCGGAGCGGGCATGGGGAGCAGATAACCCTGTCCGCTCACGTGGGCGATGTTGAGCTGATGGGCTTTATAATCCTTATAGGCCCCGCTTTGGCCAAAAGGGGTGATAGAGGCCATGATGAGCCCGGGATTGAGCTCTTTTAAGACATTGTATCCCAGGCCCATTTCTTCCATCTCCCCAGGGGGTCTATCCTCGACCAGGATATCCACCTGTTTGACCAGTTCCTTGAAAATCTTCTGGCCTCCAGACTTTGAGGGGTTCAGGGTGATTCCCAGCTTATTGGTATTGAGATAGAGGAAAAGACCGCTCCTCTCCTGGTGGGGGACGTCTTTGCGAAAGGGACCTCGGCTGCGGGCTTCGTCCCCCTGGCCTGGCTCCTCTATCTTAATAACCTCCGCGCCAAGATCGGCCATGAGCTTGGTGCAGAACGGGGCTGAAACCAGATTCCCAAATTCAAGTACTTTCACACCGGCGAGCGCTTGTTCTGACATATCAGGTCTCCTGGATGCAACATGGCAAAAGGAACATGCCTGTTTATGTGAATTTGAAATCCGTGCAAACTCGGTAAAAGCTCCAAAAGCACTTTACCGCGTCAGGGAATAGCAAGTTGCCTCAGAAGCATCATTTTTCCTTCGAGGCCGGTTAAGGATCGAAAGAAGTGAGGTAAGGATAGCCGAGCCAAGTAAGTCCGTCAAATAAATATTGCCTCGATTTCGCGTTGGTGTTATGACATAACACCTTATGCTGGGACCAAATATAGGAACAGGAAGAGAATATATTTATCACTCTCGCGGATTCTAACACGGAAATTTATCTGTCCCGTGAGACAGCCATTTTAAGATAAAAAGTTTGACGAGAGCCCATGAGATTGATAAAAACCTGACAGGATTCCCAGCCTCCTGTTTTTGTTGTATTGATTAAATTGATGCGGCCAGTCAGGATAAGGCCGTTCACCCGCAAGATACACACCTGAACCAAGGGGTCACAGGGATTTTTAAATCTAAAAAAGCGTACATAAGAACACGAACAGTGCCGTAACGCTGAACCAAAAATGGGCCTTAGTATCCGGCCCGCCCTGCGGGAGGCGCTTTTTTGATATGAACAACAGGCAGAAGGAGGCAATGCGATTATGGGGAAAAGTATAGCACAGGCCCTGGTAGACTTTGACGAGGATTTTGTTTTGGGGGAGGTTACGAACCGGTTGAATAATGGCGAGGAGCCCATACAACTCATACGCGAACTTCAAGACGGGATGGGCCTGATCGGCGAACGGTTCGAAAGCGGAGATTATTTCCTGAGTGAACTCCTGATGTCCGCGGATCTTTTTACCCGAGCCATGGAGGTTCTGGAGCCGAAATTGGAAGACACGGCTCTGGAGACGATTGGCAAGATCGTTATCGGCACTCCCAAAGGGGATATCCATGACATTGGCAAAAATATTTTTTGCACCGTTGCCAAGGCTGCGGGGTTCGAGGTACACGACCTGGGGGTTGATGTCCCTGTGGAACGCTTCCTGGAAGCGGTCGAAGAAGTGAAGCCCCAGATCCTTGGTTTTTCAGCCTTAATAACCACAACCTTTAAGCCCATGAAAGAGGTTGTGGACCTGCTTGTCGAAAAAGGCTTGCGAGAGAACCTGAAGGTTATCGTCGGCGGCGGCGTGACCAACGAGACAGTCAAGAGGCATGTGGGCGCGGATGGGCAAACCACGGATGCCCTTGCTGGCCTGAACCAGTGCAAGAAGTTTGTGTCACTATAGTATAATAACTGGCCGGTGATATAAAACTGGAGGTAATTCAAATATGCCAGAAGAAACAATGACAGCCTGGGAGAGAATGGAAGCAGCAGTGAAGCTTAAGCCTTTGGACAGGATCCCCTGCGCTCCGCTCATGGATATTTATTTCCCCGCCCGATACAAGGGCATTCCTATTGTCGAGGCGATGAGAGACTGGAAAAAGGGCTTTTATTCTATTGTTGATATCTTTGAGGAAGTGAGTGGCTGGGACGGCATGATCCTGCCAGGATACAGCATCCCGGCGACCCCTCACGTCTATTCCGGGATAGGACTCGGGAAAAACCTGTTTCCAGGTCTAGAACTGGGCAAGGATGAGCCTGTCCAATTCCAGGAGAGAGAGGTTCTCAAACGCGAGGATTATGACGATATTATCAACCTTGGATGGAATAATTTCAAAGTAAAGCACAAAGACCGGTTTAACCCCCAGAATGAGGAACGAATTATCAGATGGACTCAGAGACAGATGGAGAAATATAAATATGAAATAGAGTTCTGGAAGACCCGGGGCGTCAGGAGTCTTTGTGGGGCCATGGTTTCATCGCCGCTAATGACTCTTTCCACTTCGCGCTCCCTCCTTCAAATTACCAAGGATATCTATCAAATTCCGGACAAGCTGGAAGCGGTTATGGAAGCCATGATGGATGACTTCATCTCCGATACAATTGAGGCGGCGAGAATCAGCGGAGAACCGGGCGTATTCCTGGTCATGGAGCGCGGCGGGAGCTTTTACTATCCTTTAAAAATTTACGAGCGTTTTGAATATCCTCATATGAAGAGGATGGTGGAGGCGTTTGCCGCCGAAGGATTTATTACGGTGATGCACCTGGATCAGGATTACACCCTGAACCTGCCGTATTTCAAGGACCTGCCTCCGAAGATGGTTGTAGCTGAGTTGGACAGCTGCACCGACATCTTCAAGGCCAAGGAGGTGCTCAAGGGGCATATGTGTATTGCCGGCGACGTCCCGGCAGCCCTGTCATCCCTTGGCACTCCTGAAGAGGTGGAGGAATACTGTAAAAAACTTATAGATGTGGTCGGAAAGGATGGAGGATTTATCCTGAGTACAGGCTGCACCTGTCCGGTAGAATGCAGAATGGAAAATTTTAAAGTCATAATTGAAACGACCAGGACTTATTACCCCCACTAAATTAGCGGTTGACCCCTCAAAGCCATCTGAAACCGCTG from Deltaproteobacteria bacterium harbors:
- a CDS encoding CDP-alcohol phosphatidyltransferase family protein, whose protein sequence is MNQPVEQQRWPKLEVSRKEAKKKTRAIKIFIYYFGAKEKESADALASVRDRLFQRFANWAIRLNISPKHVTLLSFLIQLILFPLFFAFESYNYAFLVLLVHILLDSFDGPVARIRKVESNSGALADILNDTTGLVIVGLSMIFFGDISYTGWVAAYLVLHLYHTAFSIVLNFYQHPFAYVFPTKFLFFILVLFKYLLNFDILPIFFMVSITYMAISCIFGMLRIFDALDTSDALIKTSISDEEDA
- a CDS encoding tyrosine-type recombinase/integrase, whose product is MRFHDLRHTYASLLIDQGEHPKYIQIQMGHSSINVTMDTYGHLMNPVNREASGRLDTAIFGEDGDFLETKRI
- a CDS encoding CoA transferase — its product is MSEAAVNKMNSGPLQGVRITEFTSAWAGPYATCLLAFLGAEVIKVESRRRIDHSRFISFTTGKSFSTPDESSVFNNLNLNKLSITLNLSKPKAVEIAKRLVQISDVTVENMRPGVMPRLGLGYEVMKEVKPDIIYLSSSACGQTGPEREYVGYAPTFAALAGLPYITGYEDWPPSNFMGAIDLRSATTSAFAILTALLFRQRTGEGQYIDLSSQESIVALSGEVLLDYIMNNRVQKRQGNKQEFMAPHNCYRCKGDDNWISIVAASEEEWQALVEAMGMPELAQDERFTTAHHRWSNQDELDRIISEWTKDQDYYEVMERLQKAGVAAAPSLSGERLFKDPHLRQRGIFMEVEHPVIGKDWVIAPPWRLSATPARIDRSAPLLGEHNENVFKHLLGMSQEQIKELEEEQVIY
- a CDS encoding CoA transferase; its protein translation is MSEQALAGVKVLEFGNLVSAPFCTKLMADLGAEVIKIEEPGQGDEARSRGPFRKDVPHQERSGLFLYLNTNKLGITLNPSKSGGQKIFKELVKQVDILVEDRPPGEMEEMGLGYNVLKELNPGLIMASITPFGQSGAYKDYKAHQLNIAHVSGQGYLLPMPAPDIKRAPVKPGSYSSDYDPGLVAVVAILGALYWKRVTGQGQFIELSKQEALLSMQRVESVTFANSGESMTRQGQKRGSMPGGMMPCKDGYVVSVTPEEHQWKAFMELMGNPQWSNKEFCKDQQARSENADKLTELLTEWTMEHTKEEIFRKGQALSCPIAPVNSAEDVVRSEQLEARGFFVEMEHPEAGRITRFPTSSYIFSKTPWRLARPAPLLGEHNEEIYRRRLGYAEEDLMRLEQDGAI
- a CDS encoding cobalamin-dependent protein (Presence of a B(12) (cobalamin)-binding domain implies dependence on cobalamin itself, in one of its several forms, or in some unusual lineages, dependence on a cobalamin-like analog.) yields the protein MGKSIAQALVDFDEDFVLGEVTNRLNNGEEPIQLIRELQDGMGLIGERFESGDYFLSELLMSADLFTRAMEVLEPKLEDTALETIGKIVIGTPKGDIHDIGKNIFCTVAKAAGFEVHDLGVDVPVERFLEAVEEVKPQILGFSALITTTFKPMKEVVDLLVEKGLRENLKVIVGGGVTNETVKRHVGADGQTTDALAGLNQCKKFVSL